One window of Thermoflexus sp. genomic DNA carries:
- the gmd gene encoding GDP-mannose 4,6-dehydratase, protein MEIEKKRALITGITGQDGSYLAEFLLEKGYEVIGMVRRTSTINFERIRHIQDRILLVQGDLLDQSSLIDILREYRPHEVYNLAAQSFVPTSFKQPVLTGEFTALGVTRLLEAIRLVDPTIRFYQASSSEMFGKVREVPQNENTPFHPRSPYGVAKVYAHWITVNYRESYGMFAVSGICFNHESPRRGLEFVTRKITYTAAKIKLGLAHELRLGNLEARRDWGYAPDYVRAMWLMLQQDEPEDYVIATGETHSVREFVELAFDYLGLDWKKYVVVDPALYRPADVDLLVGDATKARTKLGWAPSVTFEQLVKIMVDADLELVKQEYGIREG, encoded by the coding sequence ATGGAAATCGAGAAGAAGCGGGCTCTGATCACCGGCATCACCGGCCAGGATGGCTCTTACCTGGCGGAGTTCCTCCTGGAGAAAGGCTATGAAGTGATCGGGATGGTCCGACGCACCAGCACCATCAACTTCGAACGGATCCGCCATATCCAGGATCGCATCCTCCTGGTGCAGGGGGATCTGCTGGATCAGTCCTCCCTCATCGATATCCTGCGGGAATACCGCCCCCACGAAGTCTACAATCTGGCCGCCCAATCCTTTGTGCCCACTTCCTTCAAACAGCCGGTCCTCACCGGGGAGTTCACGGCCCTCGGCGTCACCCGCCTGCTGGAGGCCATCCGCCTGGTGGACCCTACCATCCGCTTCTACCAGGCCTCGAGCAGCGAGATGTTCGGGAAAGTCAGGGAGGTCCCCCAGAATGAGAACACCCCCTTCCATCCCCGCAGCCCGTATGGCGTGGCCAAGGTGTATGCCCACTGGATCACCGTGAATTACCGGGAGAGCTACGGGATGTTCGCGGTCTCGGGGATCTGCTTCAACCACGAGAGCCCGCGCCGGGGGCTGGAGTTCGTCACCCGCAAGATCACTTACACAGCGGCGAAGATCAAACTGGGCCTGGCCCACGAGCTCCGCCTGGGCAACCTGGAGGCTCGCCGGGACTGGGGTTACGCGCCGGATTACGTGCGGGCGATGTGGCTGATGCTGCAGCAGGACGAGCCGGAGGACTACGTGATCGCCACGGGGGAAACCCACTCGGTGCGGGAGTTCGTGGAGCTGGCGTTCGACTATCTGGGGCTGGACTGGAAGAAATATGTGGTGGTGGATCCCGCCCTCTACCGCCCCGCCGATGTAGATCTCCTGGTCGGCGATGCCACTAAGGCGCGGACCAAGCTGGGGTGGGCGCCTTCGGTGACCTTTGAGCAGCTGGTGAAAATCATGGTGGACGCTGATCTGGAGCTGGTGAAGCAGGAATATGGGATCCGGGAGGGCTGA
- a CDS encoding phosphoglucomutase/phosphomannomutase family protein codes for MTVIRFGTDGWRGRIADDYTFANVRRCAQGFARWLLDTSQAKEGVVIGYDHRFASEHFAAACAEVLAGNGIRVYLCDRAVPTPVISYGVVARGAAGAINITASHNPPTDNGFKVRNRFGGAVDPQGLMEIEARIPPDESGVKRMPLAEAQAKGLVEIFDPTPAYIEHLQTRVDLEALRQADLTVVVDPMWGSGAGWLRRLLSPGRIRIVEIHGERNPIFPRMKRPEPIPPNLEDLQEQVRALKADAGIATDGDADRVGLVDERGEFVDQLRVYGLLALYLLEVRGQRGPIVKTLSTTSMLEKLGERYGVPVYETGVGFKYVAPKMLETDALIGGEESGGFAFRGHLPERDGILAGLYLLDFMVQTGKRPSALIEWLFRLVGPHYYSRIDVEFPPERRGETRARLDQAQPERLAGLRVVRIDRSDGYKFYLEDGGWLLIRFSGTEPLLRIYAETTTPERVPQLLAAGRALAGLEG; via the coding sequence ATGACGGTCATCCGCTTCGGCACCGACGGATGGCGCGGCCGCATCGCCGACGATTACACGTTCGCGAACGTCCGGCGATGCGCGCAGGGCTTCGCCCGGTGGTTGCTGGATACCAGCCAGGCGAAAGAGGGGGTGGTGATCGGCTACGATCACCGGTTCGCCTCTGAGCACTTCGCGGCGGCCTGCGCCGAGGTCCTGGCCGGCAACGGCATCCGGGTCTATCTGTGCGATCGGGCCGTGCCGACGCCGGTGATCAGCTACGGCGTGGTCGCTCGCGGCGCGGCCGGAGCCATCAACATCACCGCCAGCCACAATCCCCCCACGGACAACGGCTTCAAGGTCCGCAACCGTTTCGGGGGCGCCGTGGATCCTCAAGGCCTCATGGAGATCGAAGCCCGCATCCCCCCGGATGAGAGCGGAGTGAAACGGATGCCGCTGGCGGAGGCGCAGGCGAAAGGACTGGTGGAGATCTTCGATCCGACCCCTGCTTACATCGAGCATCTCCAGACCCGGGTGGATCTGGAAGCCCTCCGGCAGGCGGATCTCACCGTCGTGGTGGATCCGATGTGGGGGAGCGGGGCAGGCTGGTTGCGGCGGCTGCTTTCCCCCGGGCGCATCCGCATTGTGGAGATCCACGGCGAGCGCAACCCTATCTTCCCCCGCATGAAGCGCCCGGAGCCCATTCCCCCCAACCTGGAGGACCTGCAGGAGCAGGTGCGGGCCCTGAAGGCCGACGCCGGGATCGCGACGGATGGCGATGCCGATCGGGTGGGTCTGGTGGATGAGCGAGGGGAATTTGTGGATCAGCTGCGCGTCTACGGCCTGCTGGCCCTTTACCTCCTGGAGGTCCGGGGACAGCGGGGACCGATCGTCAAAACGCTCTCCACCACCTCCATGCTCGAGAAACTGGGGGAGCGATATGGGGTTCCGGTTTATGAGACGGGCGTCGGCTTCAAGTATGTGGCCCCGAAGATGCTGGAGACCGATGCCCTCATCGGGGGTGAGGAGAGCGGGGGATTCGCCTTCCGGGGGCATCTGCCGGAGCGGGACGGCATCCTGGCTGGCCTGTATCTGCTGGACTTCATGGTTCAGACAGGGAAGCGGCCCTCTGCGCTCATCGAGTGGCTCTTCCGTCTGGTCGGCCCCCATTATTATTCGCGCATCGATGTGGAATTCCCGCCGGAGCGCCGGGGGGAAACCCGGGCCCGGCTGGATCAGGCGCAACCGGAGCGGCTGGCCGGGCTCCGGGTCGTCCGGATCGACCGCAGTGATGGCTACAAGTTCTACCTGGAGGATGGCGGCTGGCTGCTGATCCGGTTCTCGGGCACGGAGCCCCTGTTGCGGATCTATGCGGAGACCACCACGCCGGAGCGGGTGCCGCAGCTGCTCGCCGCGGGCCGCGCCCTGGCCGGTCTTGAGGGGTAG
- a CDS encoding glycosyltransferase family 2 protein, whose protein sequence is MIIVSWNVWEWLAPCLDSVRGALGALKGEIILVDNASTDGTPERVREAFPEVHLLVNSVNRGFPAANNQGMAVARGRYFFLLNPDTRVLDRAIESLVAFAEEHPEAGVIGPQLLNPDGTVQSSRRRFPTFWTALFESTWWQPYAPRRILRRYYVLDRSDEEIQEVDWVTGAAMLVRREAVERVGPMDEGFFMYAEELDWCRRMRAAGWRVFYYPRAKVIHYGGRSSDQVPAVQHLAFQRSKVRYFRKHHGRIAAAALRWFLIGQYLWQILVEGSKAALGHKRAMRWKRVRIYAQVVQGLLVDQ, encoded by the coding sequence GTGATCATTGTGAGCTGGAACGTCTGGGAGTGGCTGGCTCCCTGTCTGGACTCGGTACGGGGGGCGCTGGGCGCGCTGAAGGGGGAGATCATCCTGGTGGACAATGCCTCCACGGATGGGACGCCGGAGCGGGTGCGGGAGGCTTTTCCGGAAGTCCATCTCCTGGTCAATTCGGTCAATCGGGGCTTCCCGGCGGCGAACAACCAGGGGATGGCGGTTGCCCGGGGCCGTTATTTTTTCCTGCTGAACCCGGACACCCGGGTTCTGGATCGGGCCATCGAATCCCTGGTGGCCTTCGCCGAAGAGCACCCGGAGGCCGGCGTGATCGGCCCGCAGCTGCTGAATCCTGATGGGACCGTTCAATCCTCCCGCCGCCGGTTCCCCACGTTCTGGACGGCCCTCTTCGAGAGCACCTGGTGGCAGCCTTACGCGCCCCGCAGGATCCTCCGACGGTATTACGTGCTGGATCGGTCGGATGAGGAGATCCAGGAGGTCGACTGGGTGACGGGGGCGGCCATGCTGGTTCGTCGGGAGGCGGTGGAGCGGGTCGGGCCGATGGATGAGGGATTCTTTATGTATGCGGAAGAGCTGGACTGGTGCCGGCGGATGCGGGCGGCGGGCTGGCGGGTGTTTTATTATCCCCGGGCGAAGGTGATCCACTATGGGGGGCGGAGCAGCGATCAGGTGCCCGCGGTGCAGCATCTGGCCTTCCAGCGAAGCAAAGTCCGCTACTTTCGGAAGCATCACGGCCGGATCGCCGCGGCCGCCCTCCGATGGTTTCTGATTGGACAATACCTGTGGCAGATACTGGTGGAAGGATCGAAGGCGGCCCTGGGGCACAAACGGGCGATGCGCTGGAAGCGGGTTCGGATCTATGCGCAGGTTGTGCAGGGCCTGCTGGTGGATCAATGA
- a CDS encoding amylo-alpha-1,6-glucosidase, giving the protein MAFPIGWEEPRSPFCRLLKGRLDLYHVPFSERSSRMMVFAEDLRPGVPGLFIRLAERWEKQQEKFGDYRHRRPIVERMVFLGPDGEPLPASFVSYPHAVFFHTPRGTIGMTFNDPEALYIALPAEAIGIQFIAQAETARADRRGGVLRGVRNLAYTTNARLRLNQIESAGPGLFRVTFLIEPTPDAAVLLNITPRLGFNRSIHPALPVFLEAEARWHDWFAAAPPVREDLAPQYYYAWWVMRAGLISPRYYMTREGMTPSKIHYVGVWQWDACFHALAYRYVDLKLAEDQIRLVLDHQREDGMVPDAVHDEGRVTHLPVPVDADVTKPPITAWAAWKIYEMGGDRDFLDEIYEPLVRWNNWWFERNDDDRDGLCQYNHPYSSGWDDSPVWDEGVPVESPDLNTYLVIQMEHLARIAEVIGEREDAARWRAEAEALTRRMIEAMWDEEAGLFWPLRGETPVRIKTPLSLYPLLTGRLPPAMVERLIAHLTDPHAFWPRYPIPTVAMDDPHYDPEQMWRGPTWLNINRLFIEGLFRCGYADLARELRRRTLELALGHPDLYEYYHPETGARPPRAAPIFGWTSAVFIELAIEASREEQ; this is encoded by the coding sequence ATGGCCTTTCCCATCGGATGGGAGGAACCGAGGAGTCCGTTCTGCCGCCTGCTGAAGGGCCGGCTGGACCTCTACCACGTGCCGTTCAGCGAGCGGTCCTCGCGCATGATGGTGTTCGCGGAGGACCTGCGCCCCGGGGTGCCGGGGTTGTTCATCAGGCTGGCGGAGCGCTGGGAGAAACAACAGGAGAAGTTCGGGGACTATCGCCACCGCCGGCCGATCGTGGAGCGCATGGTGTTCCTCGGCCCGGACGGCGAGCCGCTCCCCGCCTCCTTCGTCTCCTATCCCCACGCCGTGTTCTTCCACACCCCCCGCGGCACCATCGGGATGACCTTCAATGATCCGGAGGCCCTTTACATCGCCCTGCCTGCCGAGGCCATCGGGATCCAGTTCATCGCCCAGGCGGAGACCGCGCGGGCCGACCGCCGGGGAGGGGTCCTGCGGGGGGTGCGCAACCTGGCTTACACCACCAACGCCCGCCTGCGGCTCAACCAGATCGAATCGGCCGGCCCCGGGCTGTTCCGGGTGACCTTCCTCATCGAACCGACCCCCGATGCCGCGGTCCTGCTCAACATCACCCCGCGCCTCGGGTTCAACCGGTCCATCCACCCGGCCCTCCCTGTCTTTCTGGAGGCGGAGGCCCGCTGGCATGACTGGTTCGCCGCCGCCCCGCCCGTCCGGGAAGATCTGGCGCCCCAGTATTACTATGCCTGGTGGGTGATGCGGGCCGGATTGATCTCCCCGCGCTACTACATGACGCGTGAGGGGATGACCCCCAGCAAGATCCACTATGTGGGCGTGTGGCAGTGGGATGCGTGCTTCCACGCCCTGGCTTATCGCTACGTGGACCTGAAGCTGGCGGAAGACCAGATCCGCCTCGTTCTGGATCACCAGCGAGAAGATGGGATGGTGCCTGATGCCGTCCACGACGAAGGGCGGGTGACTCATCTTCCCGTCCCGGTGGACGCGGATGTCACCAAGCCTCCCATTACGGCCTGGGCCGCCTGGAAAATCTACGAGATGGGTGGAGATCGGGATTTCCTGGATGAGATCTACGAACCGCTGGTGCGATGGAACAACTGGTGGTTTGAGCGGAATGATGATGATCGGGACGGCCTGTGTCAGTATAACCATCCGTATTCCTCAGGATGGGATGACTCCCCGGTGTGGGACGAGGGGGTTCCGGTGGAGTCGCCGGATCTGAACACCTATCTGGTGATCCAGATGGAGCATCTGGCCCGCATCGCGGAGGTGATCGGGGAGCGGGAGGATGCAGCGCGGTGGCGGGCGGAGGCAGAGGCGCTGACCCGCCGGATGATCGAGGCCATGTGGGATGAAGAAGCCGGGCTGTTCTGGCCCCTGCGGGGAGAAACACCGGTCCGCATCAAGACCCCGCTGAGCCTTTACCCGCTGCTCACCGGCCGGCTCCCCCCCGCGATGGTGGAGCGCCTGATCGCACATCTGACGGATCCCCACGCCTTCTGGCCGCGCTATCCCATCCCCACGGTGGCCATGGACGATCCCCATTACGACCCAGAGCAGATGTGGCGCGGCCCCACCTGGCTGAACATCAACCGCCTGTTCATCGAGGGGCTGTTCCGATGCGGATACGCCGACCTGGCCCGGGAGCTGCGGCGTCGAACGCTGGAGCTGGCCCTGGGCCATCCGGATCTTTACGAGTATTATCATCCCGAAACCGGAGCCCGTCCGCCCCGGGCGGCTCCGATCTTCGGGTGGACCTCCGCTGTGTTCATCGAGCTGGCTATCGAGGCCAGCCGCGAAGAACAATAG
- a CDS encoding type II secretion system F family protein, with translation MMSTMLIVGIGFSLIGLLLAWILLDLEEEPEETPFGSAAPRHRIPPALEGNPEEAFLAFASQAWGLETGPGPLEERLQAVRTWLRERRTVLQGLERRLRDLERGITRGLRRRLAEADLPWHPLEWMGLTVGLAALGAWIGLQVYRLHGFALLGALAGGALPFLFLHHRRDVRRRRLELQLADALFLIAGVLRAGGSMVRAIEEIAVKLPSPIADEFRRVLIEVRLGFSITEALEHMRERVPSEDLSLAITAIQIHQQVGGNLSEFLERVASRIRERVHLQNEIRVMTASYRLSAQILAVLPLFLWLVLFPLNRRYMMRFFTSGLPGYAMLGLILLLVLLGLLVIRRMMRVSL, from the coding sequence ATGATGAGCACCATGCTGATCGTGGGGATCGGGTTCAGCCTCATCGGCCTCCTGCTGGCCTGGATCCTGCTCGATCTGGAGGAAGAGCCGGAGGAGACGCCCTTCGGGAGTGCGGCGCCTAGGCACCGCATTCCACCGGCTCTTGAGGGGAACCCGGAGGAAGCGTTCCTCGCCTTCGCCTCGCAGGCATGGGGGCTGGAGACCGGGCCGGGCCCGCTGGAGGAACGCCTGCAGGCTGTCCGAACGTGGCTCCGGGAACGACGGACGGTGCTCCAGGGCCTCGAACGCCGGCTCCGGGACCTGGAGCGCGGGATCACGCGCGGGCTTCGCCGCCGGCTGGCCGAGGCCGATCTCCCCTGGCATCCCCTGGAGTGGATGGGGTTGACGGTGGGGCTGGCGGCGCTGGGCGCATGGATCGGGCTTCAGGTCTACCGTCTCCATGGCTTTGCCCTGCTGGGGGCGCTGGCAGGGGGCGCGCTCCCTTTTCTGTTCCTCCATCACCGCCGCGATGTCCGCCGTCGCCGCCTGGAGCTTCAGCTGGCCGATGCCCTCTTTCTCATCGCCGGCGTCCTGCGGGCAGGCGGAAGCATGGTTCGAGCGATCGAGGAGATCGCCGTGAAGCTCCCCTCCCCTATCGCCGACGAGTTCCGGCGGGTCCTGATCGAGGTCCGGCTGGGTTTCTCAATCACCGAGGCCCTGGAGCATATGCGGGAGCGGGTGCCCAGCGAGGACCTCTCGCTGGCCATCACGGCGATCCAGATCCACCAGCAGGTAGGGGGGAACCTTTCGGAGTTCCTGGAAAGGGTGGCCTCCCGGATCCGGGAGCGGGTCCACCTGCAGAACGAGATCCGGGTGATGACCGCCTCCTATCGGCTCAGCGCCCAGATCCTGGCGGTGCTTCCCCTGTTCCTGTGGCTGGTCCTCTTCCCGCTCAACCGACGCTATATGATGCGCTTCTTCACCAGCGGCCTCCCGGGTTATGCCATGCTCGGCCTGATCCTCCTCCTGGTGCTCCTGGGCCTCCTGGTGATCCGACGGATGATGCGGGTGAGCCTGTGA
- a CDS encoding TatD family hydrolase yields MTLIDTHCHLDDPAFDEDREEALARAREAGVEVLVIPSVTLERIPAALQLAERYPGIYVAVGIHPHAALTFSPAALTQLQEWARHPRVVAIGEIGLDFYRDLSPREAQREAFRAQLELAGELGLPVIIHQREARDAVMEELERWVAARPGAWGILHAFSGDAAMARAAAAWGFALGIGGPITYPRAEALREAVQAVGASALVLETDAPYLPPQPYRGRRNEPAYLRLIAEALARVLNLPLEHIAEQTHRNARRIFRFGEGEG; encoded by the coding sequence ATGACGCTGATCGATACCCATTGTCACCTGGACGATCCTGCCTTCGATGAGGACCGGGAGGAGGCGCTGGCCCGGGCGCGGGAGGCCGGGGTGGAGGTCCTGGTGATCCCCTCGGTGACCCTGGAGCGGATCCCGGCCGCTTTGCAGCTGGCGGAGCGTTATCCCGGGATCTATGTGGCGGTGGGGATCCACCCCCATGCGGCCTTGACCTTCTCGCCAGCGGCCCTCACGCAGCTGCAGGAATGGGCCCGGCATCCCCGGGTTGTGGCGATCGGAGAGATCGGCCTGGATTTCTATCGGGACCTTTCCCCCCGGGAGGCGCAGCGCGAAGCGTTCCGGGCGCAGCTGGAGCTGGCCGGCGAGCTGGGACTGCCCGTGATCATCCATCAGCGGGAGGCCCGGGACGCTGTGATGGAGGAGCTGGAGCGCTGGGTGGCTGCCCGTCCAGGCGCTTGGGGGATCCTGCACGCGTTCTCCGGGGACGCGGCCATGGCCCGGGCGGCCGCCGCCTGGGGCTTTGCCCTGGGCATCGGAGGACCCATCACCTATCCTCGCGCGGAGGCGCTTCGGGAGGCCGTGCAGGCGGTCGGGGCCTCCGCGCTGGTCCTGGAGACCGATGCGCCCTATCTGCCCCCTCAGCCCTATCGAGGGCGTCGGAATGAGCCGGCCTATCTCCGGCTGATCGCCGAGGCCCTGGCTCGCGTCCTGAACCTTCCCCTGGAACACATCGCTGAGCAAACCCATCGGAACGCCCGGCGGATCTTCCGGTTTGGGGAGGGCGAAGGGTGA
- a CDS encoding TIGR01458 family HAD-type hydrolase has translation MSSSHPEIRAVLLDLDGTLYTAEGPIPGAVEAVRALRTRGMTVRFVTNTTTRSRRALAERLTLMGFPALPEEIYSPPWAAGRFLKAQGARAFLLVPEGAREDFAGVQEDEQRPDYVVVGDLGDAWTFDQLNRAFRLILEEGAALIGLGRTRYYRAADGLRLDVGPFIAALEEATGQKALILGKPDPAFFRLILEDLHVPPEQAAMVGDDIEVDVGGAQSVGMRGVLVRTGKFRPADLEGSIRPDAILSSVAELPAWLTGTR, from the coding sequence ATGTCCTCTTCTCATCCGGAGATCCGGGCAGTCCTTCTTGATCTGGATGGCACCCTCTACACGGCAGAGGGTCCGATCCCGGGCGCGGTGGAAGCCGTCCGGGCCCTCCGGACCCGGGGGATGACGGTCCGCTTTGTCACCAATACCACAACCCGCAGCCGCCGCGCCCTGGCCGAGCGGTTGACCCTCATGGGCTTCCCGGCTCTCCCGGAGGAGATCTACAGCCCCCCATGGGCCGCCGGTCGCTTCTTGAAGGCCCAGGGCGCCCGGGCCTTCCTGCTGGTGCCTGAGGGCGCCCGGGAGGACTTCGCAGGCGTCCAGGAGGATGAGCAGCGGCCCGATTATGTGGTGGTGGGCGACCTGGGGGACGCGTGGACCTTTGATCAGCTGAACCGGGCGTTCCGGTTGATCCTGGAGGAGGGCGCGGCCCTCATCGGGCTGGGGCGAACCCGCTATTATCGGGCGGCGGATGGGCTCCGGCTGGATGTGGGGCCCTTCATCGCCGCCCTCGAGGAGGCGACCGGACAGAAGGCCCTGATCCTCGGGAAGCCGGATCCCGCCTTCTTCCGGTTGATCCTCGAGGATCTCCATGTGCCGCCGGAGCAGGCCGCGATGGTGGGGGACGATATCGAGGTCGATGTCGGCGGGGCGCAATCGGTGGGGATGCGGGGCGTCCTGGTGCGGACCGGCAAATTCCGACCGGCCGATCTGGAGGGGTCGATCCGGCCGGATGCCATCCTGAGCTCCGTGGCGGAGCTCCCCGCGTGGCTGACGGGAACAAGGTGA
- a CDS encoding pilus assembly protein TadG-related protein has translation MKYRGQALVLIALAFAALLALLALAIDGGNAYAQRRRAQNAADAAALAGTRRLWEIRRQGGSETDLLIAMREAIDAHGVFNVDGAPNAFEAFYVDENGQVLGPVGSGSIPPAARGVQVTVINRFDAFFAGVFGFDPMEVRAMATALYRSAPACAHALFAENDLRAQFAPLNINGSVHAGTSLTLQGAGTIGGACEYGTTANIGPAVQCGNGRIQVPFQPLPPLYAPEDFAPGGSLWNAYGGDRYCIRPQDPTRPIQLDAHRGGAVPPVPGQCITAQRVRLQDGLYYLEGDAQLLRSRGGGQIRATVTLAATRSLILDDSDNPYVLQPALNDPQRGAPLLVAGQAITITTSDFQWVGLILARGGPVKLSAIGQAWSDRGAVYGKALDGRGGSLQLTFDPTVCPAGTAQVELLR, from the coding sequence ATGAAATACAGGGGGCAGGCCCTGGTGCTGATCGCGCTGGCGTTCGCGGCGCTCCTGGCGCTGCTGGCGCTGGCCATCGATGGGGGCAACGCCTACGCGCAGCGGCGGCGGGCCCAGAACGCCGCCGACGCCGCCGCCCTCGCCGGCACGCGACGGCTGTGGGAGATCCGGCGTCAGGGCGGGAGCGAGACGGATCTCCTGATCGCCATGCGGGAGGCGATCGACGCCCATGGTGTTTTCAACGTGGACGGCGCTCCCAATGCCTTCGAGGCGTTCTACGTGGACGAGAACGGCCAGGTCCTGGGACCTGTGGGCTCCGGGAGCATCCCGCCCGCCGCCCGGGGCGTTCAGGTCACCGTGATCAACCGGTTCGACGCCTTCTTCGCCGGCGTCTTCGGCTTCGATCCGATGGAGGTCCGGGCGATGGCGACGGCTCTCTATCGATCCGCCCCCGCCTGCGCCCATGCCCTCTTCGCGGAGAACGATCTGCGCGCCCAGTTCGCCCCTCTGAACATCAACGGCAGCGTCCACGCCGGGACAAGCCTCACCCTCCAGGGGGCAGGCACCATCGGCGGGGCGTGCGAGTATGGAACGACGGCGAACATCGGGCCCGCGGTTCAATGTGGGAACGGGCGGATCCAGGTTCCCTTCCAGCCCCTGCCTCCGCTCTATGCCCCGGAAGACTTCGCCCCCGGCGGCTCCCTGTGGAACGCCTATGGAGGAGATCGCTACTGTATCCGGCCCCAGGATCCGACCCGGCCGATCCAGCTCGATGCGCATCGAGGGGGAGCCGTGCCCCCAGTCCCCGGTCAGTGCATCACCGCCCAGCGGGTCCGTCTGCAGGATGGCCTGTATTACCTGGAGGGGGACGCGCAGCTTCTTCGCAGTCGGGGAGGAGGCCAAATCCGGGCGACGGTTACCCTGGCGGCCACCCGATCGCTGATCCTGGATGATTCCGATAATCCATATGTCCTCCAACCCGCCCTGAACGACCCTCAGCGGGGTGCCCCCTTGCTGGTCGCCGGCCAGGCGATCACCATCACCACCTCCGATTTCCAGTGGGTCGGCCTGATCCTGGCCCGCGGGGGGCCGGTGAAGCTTTCCGCAATTGGCCAGGCATGGTCCGATCGCGGCGCGGTTTACGGGAAGGCGCTGGATGGGAGGGGGGGATCTCTTCAACTCACTTTTGATCCCACCGTATGCCCGGCGGGCACCGCACAGGTGGAGCTCCTGCGATGA
- a CDS encoding polyprenyl synthetase family protein: MPLTVQYGPSLRRIQEWLREDLERVEARMREIPLTFEPLRTAVDHLLTAGGKRIRPLLVLLTGRLYRPADDAMVSLAAAVEMLHTATLIHDDLIDGSLLRRGIPTLNAIWTPAATVLTGDYLFAYAASLAARTENVRVMAIFARTLMTICEGELHQQFGEREAMRNRQDYLRRIYAKTAAMFELATEAAAVLAQAPEPEVEALRQYGVDLGMAFQIMDDVLDFTGEVQAMGKPIGNDLRQGLATLPVLLYLEEHPEDPLILQILEGNSGDDRMIEEAVRRIRDSEAIARSVAEAEAFVRRSRAHLQGLPDGPAWHALWSLGDHILRRDR, translated from the coding sequence ATGCCTCTCACGGTGCAATATGGACCCTCATTGCGAAGGATCCAGGAATGGCTCCGCGAGGATCTGGAGCGGGTGGAAGCCCGGATGCGGGAGATCCCGCTGACCTTCGAGCCCCTCAGGACCGCAGTGGATCATCTGCTCACGGCGGGAGGGAAACGGATCCGCCCCCTGCTGGTCCTCCTGACCGGCCGGCTTTACCGGCCTGCGGATGACGCAATGGTCAGCCTCGCCGCTGCCGTTGAGATGCTGCACACCGCCACCCTCATCCACGATGATCTGATCGACGGCTCTCTTCTTCGACGAGGGATCCCAACCCTCAACGCCATCTGGACCCCGGCGGCGACTGTGCTCACGGGGGATTATCTCTTCGCCTATGCGGCTTCTCTGGCCGCGCGCACGGAGAACGTCCGGGTCATGGCGATCTTCGCCCGCACGCTGATGACGATCTGCGAGGGCGAATTGCATCAGCAGTTCGGCGAGCGCGAGGCGATGCGGAACCGGCAGGATTACCTGCGACGGATCTACGCCAAGACCGCGGCCATGTTCGAGCTGGCCACCGAGGCCGCGGCGGTGCTGGCGCAGGCGCCGGAGCCGGAAGTCGAGGCCCTGCGGCAATACGGGGTGGATCTGGGCATGGCCTTTCAGATCATGGACGATGTCCTGGACTTCACAGGGGAGGTGCAGGCCATGGGCAAGCCGATCGGCAACGATCTGCGTCAGGGGCTGGCGACCCTCCCCGTGTTGCTTTACCTGGAAGAGCACCCGGAGGATCCGCTGATCCTTCAAATCCTGGAGGGAAACTCCGGGGATGATCGGATGATCGAAGAGGCCGTGCGGCGGATCCGGGATTCAGAGGCCATCGCGCGTTCGGTGGCGGAGGCTGAAGCGTTTGTGCGTCGAAGCCGGGCCCATCTTCAAGGCCTGCCGGACGGCCCCGCGTGGCATGCGCTGTGGTCCCTCGGAGATCATATCCTGCGCCGGGATCGCTGA